In one window of Nocardiopsis aegyptia DNA:
- the rpsI gene encoding 30S ribosomal protein S9, with protein MSEPTGIEDVAQEVADNPEEFPSEYTSESDETVAAYVPTASGPSAGTGRRKEAIARVRIAPGSGEWKINGKPLEVYFPDKVHQQTIKDPLVSLGFDGAYDVFARLNGGGTSGQAGALRHGIARALASLDPENNRPTLKKAGFLTRDSREVERKKAGLKKARKAPQFSKR; from the coding sequence GTGTCCGAGCCCACCGGCATCGAAGACGTCGCGCAGGAAGTCGCTGACAACCCGGAGGAGTTCCCCTCCGAGTACACCAGCGAGTCCGACGAGACGGTCGCCGCCTACGTCCCCACCGCGTCCGGCCCCAGCGCCGGCACCGGCCGCCGCAAGGAGGCCATCGCCCGCGTCCGTATCGCTCCCGGTTCCGGTGAGTGGAAGATCAACGGCAAGCCCCTCGAGGTCTACTTCCCGGACAAGGTCCACCAGCAGACCATCAAGGACCCGCTCGTCTCCCTCGGATTCGACGGCGCCTACGACGTCTTCGCCCGCCTGAACGGCGGCGGCACCAGCGGCCAGGCCGGCGCGCTGCGCCACGGCATCGCCCGTGCGCTGGCGTCCCTGGACCCGGAGAACAACCGCCCGACCCTGAAGAAGGCCGGTTTCCTGACCCGCGACTCCCGTGAGGTGGAGCGGAAGAAGGCCGGTCTCAAGAAGGCGCGCAAGGCTCCTCAGTTCTCCAAGCGCTAG
- the glmM gene encoding phosphoglucosamine mutase: MARLFGTDGVRGVAGRDLTATLALDLSIAAARVLARDTGDRRPLAVVGRDPRASGEFLEAAVVAGLASTGVDVVRVGVLPTPAVAFLTGDLGADFGVMLSASHNPAPDNGIKFFAGGGQKLEDALEEEIEGMLGVPANPVVGDRVGRVSDSLDGADRYVEHILASLPHSLQGLKVVVDCANGAAVRVAPEALRRAGAEVVAIGDEPDGYNINEGCGSTHLERLQRAVRTHGADAGIANDGDADRCLAVDAEGCVVDGDQILGILATEAKEEGRLVEDTLVVTVMSNLGLKLAMSREGIRVVETAVGDRYVLEAMKNGGFGLGGEQSGHVILLDHATTGDGVLTGLHLLGAMARRRLGLAELAKVMTRLPQVLINVPDVDRSKVDDSAELAEAVAAAEAELGETGRVLIRPSGTEPKVRVMVEAAEHDQAQAVAERLAGVVRSALS, translated from the coding sequence GTGGCTCGGCTGTTCGGAACAGATGGTGTCCGCGGTGTCGCTGGTCGGGACCTGACCGCAACGCTCGCTCTGGATCTGTCCATCGCGGCTGCGCGCGTGCTGGCGCGCGACACCGGTGATCGTCGGCCGCTGGCCGTCGTGGGGCGCGATCCGCGTGCGTCGGGCGAGTTCCTGGAGGCCGCCGTGGTCGCCGGTCTGGCGAGCACCGGGGTCGACGTCGTCCGGGTGGGCGTGCTGCCCACGCCGGCCGTTGCCTTCCTCACGGGCGACCTGGGCGCCGACTTCGGCGTCATGCTCTCGGCCAGCCACAACCCCGCGCCCGACAACGGCATCAAGTTCTTCGCGGGCGGCGGCCAGAAACTCGAGGATGCCCTGGAGGAGGAGATCGAGGGCATGCTCGGCGTGCCCGCCAATCCGGTCGTCGGAGACCGGGTCGGCCGGGTCAGCGACTCCCTGGACGGCGCCGACCGCTACGTCGAGCACATCCTGGCCTCCCTGCCGCACAGTCTCCAGGGCCTCAAGGTCGTGGTGGACTGCGCGAACGGCGCCGCCGTGCGAGTGGCGCCCGAGGCGCTGCGGCGCGCGGGGGCCGAGGTCGTGGCCATCGGCGACGAGCCCGACGGCTACAACATCAACGAGGGCTGCGGCTCCACCCACCTGGAGCGCCTCCAGCGGGCGGTGCGCACCCACGGCGCGGACGCGGGCATTGCCAACGACGGGGACGCCGACCGCTGCCTGGCGGTGGACGCCGAGGGCTGCGTGGTCGACGGCGACCAGATCCTCGGCATCCTGGCCACGGAGGCCAAGGAGGAGGGCCGTCTGGTCGAGGACACCCTCGTCGTCACGGTCATGTCCAACCTGGGGCTGAAGCTCGCGATGAGCCGCGAGGGCATCCGCGTGGTCGAGACCGCGGTCGGCGACCGGTACGTGCTGGAGGCCATGAAGAACGGCGGTTTCGGCCTGGGCGGTGAGCAGTCCGGCCACGTGATCCTGCTGGATCACGCCACCACCGGCGACGGCGTGCTGACCGGCCTGCACCTGCTCGGCGCCATGGCGCGCCGCCGGCTCGGCCTGGCGGAGCTGGCCAAGGTGATGACGCGCCTGCCGCAGGTGCTCATCAACGTCCCCGACGTGGACCGGTCGAAGGTCGACGACAGCGCGGAGCTGGCGGAGGCCGTGGCCGCCGCCGAGGCCGAGCTCGGTGAGACCGGCCGGGTGCTCATCCGCCCGAGCGGGACCGAGCCCAAGGTCCGCGTGATGGTCGAGGCCGCGGAGCACGACCAGGCGCAGGCGGTGGCCGAGCGGCTGGCCGGAGTGGTGCGCTCGGCCCTGTCCTGA
- a CDS encoding DNA-directed RNA polymerase subunit alpha, translated as MLIAQRPTLAEEAISDLRSKFVIEPLEPGFGYTIGNSLRRTLLSSIPGAAVTSIRIEGVEHEFTTVPGVKEDVTEMILNLKGLVVSSEHDEPVLMYLRKQGPGVVTAADIAPPAGVEVHNPDLHIATLNGKGKLEMELTVERGRGYVSATQNKQQGQEIGRIPIDSIYSPVLRVTYKVEATRVEQRTDFDRLIVDIETKPAIRPRDAVASAGKTLVELFGLARELNVDAEGIDMGPSPTDAALAADLALPIEDLNLTVRSYNCLKREGIHSVGELVARSEQDLLDIRNFGAKSIDEVKQKLIDMGLSLKDSPPGFDPSTAADNYGSDDDEGESFVETEQY; from the coding sequence ATGTTGATCGCACAGCGTCCCACGCTCGCCGAGGAAGCGATCTCGGACCTGCGCTCGAAGTTCGTCATCGAGCCGCTGGAGCCGGGTTTCGGCTACACGATCGGTAACTCGCTTCGGCGTACCCTGCTGTCCTCCATCCCCGGTGCGGCTGTCACCAGCATCCGCATCGAGGGCGTCGAGCACGAGTTCACCACCGTGCCCGGGGTCAAGGAGGACGTCACCGAGATGATCCTCAACCTCAAGGGCCTGGTCGTCAGCTCCGAGCACGACGAGCCGGTGCTGATGTACCTGCGCAAGCAGGGCCCCGGTGTGGTGACCGCGGCGGACATCGCTCCGCCGGCGGGTGTCGAGGTGCACAACCCCGACCTGCACATCGCCACGCTGAACGGCAAGGGCAAGCTGGAGATGGAGCTGACGGTCGAGCGCGGCCGCGGTTACGTCTCGGCGACGCAGAACAAGCAGCAGGGCCAGGAGATCGGTCGGATCCCGATCGACTCCATCTACTCGCCGGTGCTTCGTGTGACCTACAAGGTCGAGGCCACCCGTGTCGAGCAGCGCACCGACTTCGACCGCCTGATCGTCGACATCGAGACCAAGCCGGCCATCCGTCCCCGTGACGCCGTGGCCAGCGCGGGCAAGACCCTGGTCGAGCTGTTCGGTCTGGCGCGAGAGCTCAACGTCGACGCCGAGGGCATCGACATGGGCCCGTCGCCGACGGACGCCGCGCTCGCGGCGGACCTGGCGCTGCCGATCGAGGACCTCAACCTGACGGTCCGGTCCTACAACTGCCTCAAGCGTGAGGGCATCCACAGCGTTGGTGAGCTGGTGGCCCGCTCCGAGCAGGACCTGTTGGACATCCGCAACTTCGGTGCCAAGTCCATCGATGAGGTCAAGCAGAAGCTCATCGACATGGGCCTGTCCCTGAAGGACTCCCCGCCCGGATTCGACCCCAGCACGGCGGCCGACAACTACGGCTCCGATGACGACGAGGGTGAGTCCTTCGTCGAGACGGAGCAGTACTAA
- the rplQ gene encoding 50S ribosomal protein L17, giving the protein MPTPTKGARLGSGPAHERHILANLATSLFQHGRIRTTEAKAKRLRPYAEKLITLGKRGDLHARRQVLTKITDKSVVHELFTEIGPRYENRPGGYTRITKIGPRKGDNAPMAVIELVEALSAPAAAPAAAPAAAEEAPEAPEAAAEETTEAPAAAEESSESK; this is encoded by the coding sequence ATGCCCACGCCTACCAAGGGCGCCCGTCTGGGTTCCGGGCCCGCTCACGAGCGGCACATCCTGGCGAACCTCGCGACCTCGCTGTTCCAGCACGGCCGCATTCGCACCACCGAGGCCAAGGCCAAGCGCCTTCGCCCCTACGCCGAGAAGCTCATCACCCTCGGCAAGCGCGGTGACCTGCACGCCCGTCGTCAGGTCCTGACCAAGATCACGGACAAGTCCGTGGTGCACGAGCTGTTCACCGAGATCGGTCCTCGCTACGAGAACCGTCCCGGTGGTTACACCCGTATCACCAAGATCGGTCCGCGCAAGGGCGACAACGCCCCGATGGCCGTCATCGAGCTGGTGGAGGCGCTGAGCGCGCCCGCCGCCGCTCCGGCCGCGGCCCCGGCCGCCGCCGAGGAGGCCCCCGAGGCCCCCGAGGCCGCCGCCGAGGAGACCACGGAGGCCCCCGCGGCCGCCGAGGAGAGCTCCGAGAGCAAGTAG
- the rplM gene encoding 50S ribosomal protein L13, with amino-acid sequence MRTYSPKPSDVQRQWHVVDATDLVLGRMASQVATLLRGKHKPYYAPHIDTGDFVIVVNADKVALTGNKLEQKRAYRHSGYPGGLRSVAYADLLEKNPERAIEKAVKGMLPKGSLGRQMGKKLKVYAGPEHPHQAQQPVPFEIRKIEQPA; translated from the coding sequence GTGCGCACATACAGCCCCAAACCTAGCGATGTCCAGCGTCAGTGGCACGTTGTCGACGCTACCGATCTCGTGCTCGGGCGTATGGCGAGCCAGGTTGCCACGCTTCTCCGGGGCAAGCACAAGCCCTACTACGCGCCCCACATCGACACCGGCGACTTCGTGATCGTCGTGAACGCCGACAAGGTCGCGCTCACCGGTAACAAGCTGGAGCAGAAGCGGGCCTACCGTCACTCCGGTTACCCGGGCGGTCTGCGTTCGGTCGCATATGCCGACCTGCTGGAGAAGAACCCGGAGCGCGCCATCGAGAAGGCTGTCAAGGGGATGCTGCCCAAGGGCTCCCTCGGCCGCCAGATGGGCAAGAAGCTCAAGGTGTACGCCGGTCCGGAGCACCCGCACCAGGCCCAGCAGCCGGTTCCGTTCGAAATCAGGAAGATCGAGCAGCCCGCCTAG
- a CDS encoding ROK family glucokinase translates to MTDARQADDLTIGVDIGGTKVAGGVVTPDGRVLARIRTETPDRSKSPAVVEDTITEVVRDLRREYGVRAVGVGAAGFVDEQRANVLFAPHLSWRREPLRDALSARLDLPVVVENDANASAWAEVRAGAGQGVGNVVVVNLGTGIGGAVVLDGRLHRGRYGLAGEFGHMTVVPGGHRCECGNRGCWEQYASGNAVTREARELVRAESPVARVLHQAVGGDTRLITGPLVSELASKGDRACVELLDEVGTWLGTGLANLAAAFDPELFIIGGGVSEAGELLLGPARSAFERNLTGRGYRPTARVVAARLGNEAGLIGAAALAREALAE, encoded by the coding sequence ATGACGGACGCACGGCAGGCGGACGACCTGACGATCGGGGTGGACATCGGCGGGACGAAGGTCGCCGGCGGTGTGGTCACGCCCGACGGCCGGGTGCTGGCCCGCATCCGGACGGAGACCCCCGACCGCAGCAAGAGCCCCGCGGTGGTCGAGGACACGATCACCGAGGTCGTCCGCGATCTGCGCCGCGAGTACGGGGTGCGCGCCGTGGGCGTCGGCGCGGCCGGATTCGTGGACGAGCAGCGCGCGAACGTCCTGTTCGCGCCGCACCTGTCCTGGCGGCGGGAGCCGCTGCGCGACGCGCTGAGCGCGCGGCTGGACCTGCCGGTGGTCGTGGAGAACGACGCGAACGCCTCGGCCTGGGCCGAGGTCCGCGCCGGGGCCGGCCAGGGGGTGGGCAACGTCGTCGTGGTCAACCTGGGGACCGGGATCGGCGGCGCGGTGGTGCTGGACGGCCGCCTGCACCGCGGGCGCTACGGCCTGGCCGGTGAGTTCGGACACATGACGGTGGTGCCGGGCGGCCACCGGTGCGAGTGCGGCAACCGGGGCTGCTGGGAGCAGTACGCGAGCGGCAACGCCGTGACGCGTGAGGCCAGGGAGCTGGTGCGGGCCGAGTCGCCGGTGGCCAGGGTGCTCCACCAGGCCGTGGGCGGGGACACCCGTCTCATCACGGGTCCACTGGTCAGCGAGCTGGCGAGCAAGGGCGACCGGGCGTGCGTCGAGCTGCTGGACGAGGTCGGGACGTGGCTGGGCACGGGCCTGGCGAACCTGGCGGCGGCGTTCGACCCGGAGCTGTTCATCATCGGCGGGGGCGTCTCGGAGGCCGGTGAGCTGCTGCTGGGCCCGGCCAGGTCGGCGTTCGAACGCAACCTGACCGGTCGGGGCTACCGGCCGACCGCCCGCGTGGTGGCGGCGCGGTTGGGAAACGAGGCGGGCCTCATCGGCGCCGCCGCGCTCGCCCGCGAGGCACTCGCGGAGTAG
- the truA gene encoding tRNA pseudouridine(38-40) synthase TruA gives MDDNETTVRIWLDIAYDGTDFSGWARQPTRRTVQGELESGLAKVLRQPEVALTCSGRTDAGVHARGQAAHADVPAAAWEREGEALLRRLAGVLPKDVRVTGARVAPPGFDARFSPLYRRYLYRVSDAPYGVDPLLRRDVLWHRNPVDVDRMNEAAARLVGEHDFAAFCKKREGATTIRELLRLEWERVDTHLVHGTIQADAFCHNMVRALVGALLAVGDGRRGPEWPGEVLGAAVRDSSVHVVGPQGLSLEEVCFPPPGEMAERARSTRRVRELPCPGHEE, from the coding sequence ATGGACGACAACGAGACGACGGTCCGGATCTGGCTGGACATCGCCTACGACGGCACGGACTTCTCCGGCTGGGCGCGGCAGCCGACGCGGCGCACCGTCCAGGGGGAGCTGGAGTCGGGCCTGGCGAAGGTGCTGCGGCAGCCGGAGGTGGCGCTGACGTGCTCGGGGCGTACGGACGCGGGGGTGCACGCCCGGGGCCAGGCGGCGCACGCGGACGTCCCGGCCGCGGCCTGGGAGCGCGAGGGGGAGGCCCTGCTGCGCCGGCTGGCGGGGGTGCTGCCCAAGGACGTGCGGGTGACCGGCGCCCGGGTGGCGCCGCCGGGGTTCGACGCGCGCTTCTCGCCCCTGTACCGGCGCTACCTGTACCGGGTGAGCGACGCCCCGTACGGGGTCGACCCGCTGCTGCGGCGGGACGTGCTGTGGCACCGCAACCCGGTGGACGTGGACCGGATGAACGAGGCGGCGGCGCGCCTGGTGGGGGAGCACGACTTCGCGGCCTTCTGCAAGAAGCGGGAGGGCGCCACGACCATCCGTGAGCTGTTGCGCCTGGAGTGGGAGCGGGTGGACACCCACCTCGTGCACGGGACGATCCAGGCGGACGCGTTCTGCCACAACATGGTCCGCGCGCTCGTGGGAGCGCTGCTGGCGGTCGGGGACGGTCGGCGCGGGCCGGAGTGGCCGGGAGAGGTCCTGGGCGCCGCTGTGCGCGACTCGTCGGTCCATGTGGTCGGTCCGCAGGGGCTGAGCCTGGAGGAGGTGTGCTTTCCGCCGCCCGGCGAGATGGCCGAGCGGGCGCGGTCCACGCGGCGGGTCAGGGAGCTGCCGTGCCCGGGGCACGAGGAGTGA